One Psychrobacillus glaciei genomic region harbors:
- a CDS encoding P-loop NTPase family protein, with protein sequence MKVYIVGSVGSGKTTLARKVARTLQIPHFETDNFVWKRHAPEDIRNEVEVRNQLLLNVVALDNWIIEGVHIDWTDPGLRAADQIIFLDIPVKSRSWRIVARYIRQLIKVEKANYKPTLTIFFRMFKWNRYFEEQMKPSFQMKFNKFNHKVHHFVTDKEVEEWLQRIERG encoded by the coding sequence ATGAAAGTTTATATAGTAGGTTCCGTGGGTAGTGGAAAAACAACTTTAGCAAGAAAAGTGGCAAGGACGCTGCAAATACCACATTTTGAAACGGATAACTTCGTATGGAAGCGACATGCCCCAGAAGATATTCGAAATGAAGTTGAAGTACGCAATCAGTTATTGCTGAACGTGGTTGCATTGGATAATTGGATCATTGAAGGTGTTCATATAGATTGGACAGATCCCGGTTTGCGAGCAGCTGATCAAATTATCTTTTTAGATATTCCTGTTAAGAGCCGATCCTGGCGAATAGTTGCACGATACATTCGTCAGCTCATAAAAGTTGAAAAAGCAAATTACAAACCGACACTCACTATTTTTTTTCGAATGTTCAAATGGAATAGATACTTCGAAGAGCAAATGAAACCATCATTTCAAATGAAATTTAATAAATTTAATCATAAAGTACACCACTTTGTTACGGACAAAGAAGTAGAAGAGTGGTTGCAACGAATAGAAAGAGGATGA
- a CDS encoding DinB family protein — protein MEILNQLTFARMYTLGKIKQSNGAAWDVKPNGFNNTIHWNTGHVFATMESLTKRAIPSYEPVNSEWLPLFVPGTNPDNWQIEPPTMEELIQALEAQPARIKKALENNMQNQLTEPMAIGKLYQMDTVEAIVQFMVWHEGVHAGIIHALNRATME, from the coding sequence ATGGAGATTTTGAATCAATTAACCTTCGCACGAATGTATACATTAGGAAAAATTAAACAGAGTAATGGGGCAGCTTGGGACGTAAAGCCAAATGGATTCAACAATACAATCCATTGGAATACAGGACATGTATTTGCAACAATGGAATCACTTACGAAACGAGCAATTCCTTCCTATGAGCCCGTGAATTCAGAGTGGTTACCCCTATTTGTTCCCGGAACAAACCCGGATAATTGGCAAATAGAGCCTCCAACAATGGAAGAACTGATACAAGCATTAGAAGCGCAACCGGCACGAATAAAAAAAGCACTCGAAAATAATATGCAAAACCAATTAACAGAACCAATGGCAATCGGGAAATTGTATCAAATGGATACAGTAGAAGCTATTGTGCAATTTATGGTTTGGCATGAAGGTGTCCATGCTGGAATTATTCATGCTTTAAATCGCGCTACAATGGAATAA
- a CDS encoding response regulator transcription factor: MIRILLADDHEMVRIGVSAYLQAQPDMEVVAEAVNGREAVDMALIHKPDIILMDMVMPIMNGAEATREIVQKWPEAKVMIITSFIDDDKVYPALEAGAISYLLKTSKATHIAESIRKTMNGDAVLEPEVTNKMMKRMRQGSTHSLHEDLTDRELEVLLLMAEGKTNQDIADTLFIALKTAKTHVSNILSKLEVSDRTQAVIYAFENQLVPPKK; the protein is encoded by the coding sequence ATGATTCGAATATTACTAGCGGATGATCATGAAATGGTACGCATCGGCGTATCAGCATACTTGCAGGCCCAGCCTGATATGGAAGTAGTCGCGGAAGCCGTAAATGGTCGCGAAGCGGTTGACATGGCGCTAATCCATAAACCAGATATTATTTTAATGGATATGGTGATGCCCATTATGAACGGTGCGGAGGCTACTCGCGAAATTGTGCAAAAGTGGCCAGAAGCAAAAGTAATGATTATAACGAGCTTTATTGATGATGATAAAGTTTATCCTGCCCTCGAAGCAGGAGCAATTAGTTATTTATTAAAAACTTCAAAAGCTACTCATATTGCTGAATCCATTCGAAAAACAATGAATGGAGATGCTGTATTAGAGCCTGAAGTGACGAATAAAATGATGAAGCGTATGCGCCAAGGTTCCACCCATTCTCTGCATGAAGACTTAACGGATCGAGAGCTCGAAGTACTGCTTCTTATGGCAGAAGGCAAAACGAATCAAGACATAGCGGACACCCTCTTTATTGCATTGAAAACCGCAAAAACACATGTCAGCAATATTCTATCCAAGCTGGAAGTAAGTGACCGCACGCAAGCAGTTATCTATGCATTTGAAAATCAGCTTGTTCCGCCGAAAAAATAA